The genomic stretch TTGGTCACGCCGCGATTGTCGACCCCTGGGGGCGCGTGCTGGCCCAGCAGGACCAAGGCGAGGCCGTGCTGCTGGCCACACGTGATAGCAGCGAACAGGCGTCCATCAGGACGCGGATGCCGGTGTCCAGTCACCGGCGCTTTTTCTCGCAGGGCGCACAGCGACCTGCCTCAGAACGTTGAATTAAGGCGTAAACCTATGAGCGAGTTGTTGTCCTCAGTCAGTGAACATCTGCTAGCGCCAGGCGGCGTGACCATCGAGAACCTGCAAAGCGTGCTGGGTGACCTGGCGGGGCCGGGCATCGATGCCGCCGACCTGTATTTCCAGGGCCAGATCTCCGAGTCCTGGGCGCTGGAAGACGGCATCGTCAAGGAAGGCAGCTTCAATCTGGACCAGGGTGTGGGTGTGCGGGCGCAATCGGGGGAGAAGACCGGGTTTGCCTACAGCAATGCCATCACCCTGGAAGCCCTGGGCCTGGCCGCTCGTGCGGCCCGTTCGATCTCCCGCGCCGGACAGAACGGCACGGTGCAGGCCTTTACCACCCAGGACGTCGACCAGCTGTACGCGCCGGATAACCCGCTGGAAGTGTTGAGCCGTGCGGAAAAAGTCGAGCTGCTCAAGCGCATCGACGTGGCCACGCGCGCGCTCGATCCACGCATCCAGCAAGTCACCGTGAGCATGGCCGGGGTCTGGGAGCGGATCCTGGTGGCCTCCACCGACGGTGGCCTGGCGGCGGATGTGCGGCCCCTGGTGCGCTTCAACGTCAGCGTAATCGTCGAGCAGAACGGCCGTCGTGAGCGCGGTGGTCACGGTGGTGGCGGGCGTACCGACTACCGCTACTTCCTGGCCGAAGACCGTGCCATGGGTTACGCCCGCGAGGCCCTGCGCCAGGCGCTGGTGAACCTGGAAGCGATTCCGGCGCCGGCTGGCACCTTGCCCGTCGTGCTGGGCTCGGGCTGGTCCGGGGTGTTGCTGCACGAAGCGGTGGGCCACGGCCTGGAAGGCGACTTCAACCGCAAGGGCAGTTCGGCCTACAGCGGCCGCATGGGCGAGATGGTCGCCTCGAAGCTGTGCACCATTGTCGACGACGGTACCCTGGCCGGTCGCCGTGGCTCGTTGAGCGTCGATGACGAAGGCACACCGACCGAGTGCACCACGCTGATCGAAAACGGCGTGCTCAAGGGCTACATGCAGGACAAGCTCAACGCGCGCCTGATGGGCGTGGCACGCACCGGCAACGGTCGTCGCGAATCCTATGCGCACCTGCCGATGCCCCGCATGACCAATACCTACATGCTCGGTGGCGAAAGCGACCCGGCAGAAATCATCGCCTCGGTGAAGAAGGGCATCTATTGCGCCAACCTCGGCGGTGGCCAGGTCGACATCACCAGTGGCAAGTTCGTGTTTTCCACCAGCGAAGCGTACTTGATCGAAGACGGCAAGATTACCGCACCGGTCAAGGGCGCAACCCTGATCGGCAACGGGCCGGAAGCCATGAGTCGGGTGTCGATGGTCGGTAACGACCTGTCGCTGGACAGTGGGGTAGGGACATGTGGCAAGGATGGGCAGTCGGTGCCGGTGGGTGTCGGCCAGCCAACCTTGAAAATCGACGCGATCACCGTGGGTGGCACGGGCGCGTAAGGGATGGAGCTGCGGATGGGTTGCCAGGCAACCCATCCGCGACGAGGTTCAACGCAGGCCGCGTTGTGTCTCGTCCAGCTCGCGGATGTACTTGAAGATTTTACGGCTGGAAGCAGGAGGTTTGTTTTGCGCAACCTCGTGCTGAGCCTGACGGATCAAGGAGCGCAATTGCTGGCGGTCCGCGTCCGGGTACTCGATGACGAATTTTTCCAGGACAGCGTCGTCGCCGGCGATCAAGCGATCACGCCAGCGTTCCAGACCGTGGAAACGTTCGTTGTATTGGCGAGTGGAGGCGTCGAGTTGGTCCAGCAGTACCAGAATGGCACTGGTGTCCTGATCGCGCATCAGCTTGCCAATGAACTGCAGGTGCCGTTTACGCGCGATATTCGCGGTGTGCTTGGGCGCATCGGCCAGTGCCCGGCGCAAGGCGTCGGTCAAAGGCAGTTTTGCCAGCAAGTCAGGCTTGAGTGTTGTAAGGCGCTCGCCAAGGTCAACCAGAGCATGCAGCTCACGTTTGACCTGGGATTTGCTTTTTTCTCCCGTATCGAGGGAGTCGTCGTAAGAATCAACCATGGTGGCCGTCCGCAAAGAAACGCCGCCATGATAACCAGTCGGGGGCCGCTTGTCCGGCCCGGTCGCTCGATGGCCTTAACCGAAAGCAGAATTTGAGTGGAGAACAGCATGAGTGCAGTTGAAAGCGTCGGCCCACAAGCGTTGCCGGCACTGCAAGAGCAAGTCGAGCAGATCATCGCCGAAGCCAAGCGCCAGGGTGCCAGTGCCTGCGAAGTGGCTGTGTCTCTGGAGCAGGGCCTGTCGACATCGGTACGCCAGCGGGAAGTCGAAACGGTTGAGTTCAACCGCGACCAGGGCTTTGGCATCACCTTGTATGTTGGCCAGCGCAAAGGCTCGGCCAGCACCTCGGCCAGTGGCGCCGAGGCAATTCGTGAAACCGTTGCCGCGGCACTGGCGATCGCCAAGCACACCTCCGAAGACGAACACTCGGGCCTGGCCGATGCCGCGCTGATGGCCAGGGACCTGACGGACTTCGACCTGTTTCACGCCTGGGACATCACGCCTGAGCAGGCGATCGAAAAGGCCCTGGCTTGCGAAGCCGCCGCCTTTGCCGCCGACAGCCGGATCAAGAATGCCGATGGCACCACCCTCAGCACCCATCAGGGCTGCCGGGTGTATGGCAACAGTCATGGTTTCATCGGTGGTTATGCGTCTACCCGCCACAGCCTCAGTTGCGTGATGATCGCCGAGGCGGATGGTCAGATGCAGCGCGACTACTGGTATGACGTCAATCGCCAGGGCAACTTGCTGGCCGATCCGTTGAGCATTGGCCAACGCGCCGCGCAGCGTGCCGCCAGCCGCCTGGGCGCACGGCCGGTACCGACCTGTGAAGTGCCAGTGCTGTTTTCCGCCGAACTGGCGGGTGGCCTGTTTGGCAGTTTTCTGGGGGCGATCTCCGGCGGCAATCTGTACCGCAAGTCGTCGTTTCTCGAGGGTGCATTGGGGCAGAAATTGTTTCCTGAGTGGCTGACCATCGATGAGCGCCCGCACTTGATGCGCGCCATGGGCAGTTCGGCGTTCGACGGTGATGGCCTGGCCACCTACGCCAAGCCGTTCGTCGAAAACGGCGAGTTGGTATCGTACGTGCTGGGTACCTATTCCGGCCGCAAGCTCGGTATGCCGAGCACCGCCAACTCAGGCGGCGTGCACAACCTGTTCGTCACCCATGGTGATGAAGACCAGGCAGCGCTGTTGCGGCGCATGGGTCGCGGCCTGCTGGTGACCGAGTTGATGGGCCATGGGCTGAACATGGTGACCGGCGACTACTCCCGGGGTGCGGCGGGGTTCTGGGTCGAGAACGGCGAAATCCAGTTCGCGGTCCAGGAGGTGA from Pseudomonas sp. S04 encodes the following:
- the tldD gene encoding metalloprotease TldD encodes the protein MSELLSSVSEHLLAPGGVTIENLQSVLGDLAGPGIDAADLYFQGQISESWALEDGIVKEGSFNLDQGVGVRAQSGEKTGFAYSNAITLEALGLAARAARSISRAGQNGTVQAFTTQDVDQLYAPDNPLEVLSRAEKVELLKRIDVATRALDPRIQQVTVSMAGVWERILVASTDGGLAADVRPLVRFNVSVIVEQNGRRERGGHGGGGRTDYRYFLAEDRAMGYAREALRQALVNLEAIPAPAGTLPVVLGSGWSGVLLHEAVGHGLEGDFNRKGSSAYSGRMGEMVASKLCTIVDDGTLAGRRGSLSVDDEGTPTECTTLIENGVLKGYMQDKLNARLMGVARTGNGRRESYAHLPMPRMTNTYMLGGESDPAEIIASVKKGIYCANLGGGQVDITSGKFVFSTSEAYLIEDGKITAPVKGATLIGNGPEAMSRVSMVGNDLSLDSGVGTCGKDGQSVPVGVGQPTLKIDAITVGGTGA
- the pmbA gene encoding metalloprotease PmbA, translating into MSAVESVGPQALPALQEQVEQIIAEAKRQGASACEVAVSLEQGLSTSVRQREVETVEFNRDQGFGITLYVGQRKGSASTSASGAEAIRETVAAALAIAKHTSEDEHSGLADAALMARDLTDFDLFHAWDITPEQAIEKALACEAAAFAADSRIKNADGTTLSTHQGCRVYGNSHGFIGGYASTRHSLSCVMIAEADGQMQRDYWYDVNRQGNLLADPLSIGQRAAQRAASRLGARPVPTCEVPVLFSAELAGGLFGSFLGAISGGNLYRKSSFLEGALGQKLFPEWLTIDERPHLMRAMGSSAFDGDGLATYAKPFVENGELVSYVLGTYSGRKLGMPSTANSGGVHNLFVTHGDEDQAALLRRMGRGLLVTELMGHGLNMVTGDYSRGAAGFWVENGEIQFAVQEVTIAGNMRDMFKQIVAVGNDLELRSNIRTGSVLIERMTVAGS
- the yjgA gene encoding ribosome biogenesis factor YjgA, with amino-acid sequence MVDSYDDSLDTGEKSKSQVKRELHALVDLGERLTTLKPDLLAKLPLTDALRRALADAPKHTANIARKRHLQFIGKLMRDQDTSAILVLLDQLDASTRQYNERFHGLERWRDRLIAGDDAVLEKFVIEYPDADRQQLRSLIRQAQHEVAQNKPPASSRKIFKYIRELDETQRGLR